The DNA region acatctgaaataagaactttcaaatctttttgagtgattcttatTAACGCTCATACTTTCATGATGcatttctgtggatggtttgggacactcttttgagatgagttatggaagtaactatctcgattattttcaaaaccacggtcgcgtccacgaccacgaccacctccacgtccacgtccacgtccacgaccacaacctcgatttcgtcctcgaccaaaatcttgtctataactttgattttggtttccagatttaaattcatttttgtttacgacatttacttcaggaaatgccgttgaaccagtgggtcgtgcctgatgatttctcattaacagCTCATTATTCTTTTCCGCCACTAGGAGACAgacgataagttcagaatatctcgaaaatccacgcactctatattgttgttgtagagttatattcgatgcgtgaaaagtggaaaatgttttttcaagcatttccaatTCAGTAATCTCGtgtccacaaaatttcaattgcgagattattctatacatcgccgagttgtaatcactgacttttttaaaatcttggaatctcaacgTATTTCATTCATctcgggcggtcggaagtataacttcccttatatgttcgaatctttcttttaatcccttccacaaagccatgtgatctttttcaattagatattcacattttaatccatcgtcgagatgtcgacgcaaaaataacATGGCTTTTgtcttttcttgtgatgtcgatatgccattttcttttatggtctcaCTTAGACCCAGTGACTCAaaatgcatttctacatcgagagtccatgacatataatttttccccgtaatatcaagagcaatgaattcgagctttttcaagtttgacatggtgatactaaaaaaattacgatgcattttattagttaatgaatattgcaatacaaagtgatggataaacaacaagtacaagcattcgtaaaaataaagaaaacacacgaggaggatattctccgaaaAATACAAGAtccgtgagtatgataaccaaaataattaaaaataaccttgataaagccatcttcttttttcttcgaaaatttgatgaagaataattgttTAGAAAAGAatagaaagttggagtgattgaatgtgtttgtgaaatcatatatttatagagcaaaaactagccgttttgttaccgtttatgatcgttggtgtacaaaaaaataaatgtatgtaattgtataattttatggtaataatatgatgtatataatattagtcatgtttaaataattatgtatatcatatcacattattataatgaggtgtcataagttattttgtttaaaagcctataggcttttatacttgtcgtatacCTTACCGGGAGtatgggatgtcgtcttaacatcctcccaggatttataacaagtttttgaaaaatttataacattatattatatattaaatatatcacGTGttataaaaaagtaaaaatttatggtaaaaagtaaaaatctcaaactctcgaAATTAtgaaactacacactttataatatttttctctcaactcacttgtgattttcttcacaaatgagagatctatttatagaaaatctttacaaataatccaaaaataaattcatcattacctacatcatcatacactaattttcaatatttacaactcttattttcaacatacaaatattcaacattcaaatattcaatacacacattttaaatattattttttaacatcaaTAAATTAATAGAGCACTTTGTGTTAACGACATCCTTCCGTATAAAACTCCTCTCGGCTTCTTTCCCCAAAATTGTGTAGTAGTATATAAGATCCTCTTTCCATCCCCTCCGAGAAcctccgccgccgccgccgtcTCCACCACCACAGCCGCCGCCGATGGGGAAAAGTGAGGCCCTCTCAGATGGGGTGATTAAAAAGATAATCCTCTCATATACATATGTGTCCGTATGGATTTTCCTCTCTTTCACAGTCATCGTGTACAACAAGTACATCCTTGACCACAAGCTCTACAACTGGCCTTTTCCCATCTCCCTAACTATGATTCACATGGCCTTCTGCTCTTCTCTAGCTTTCGCTGCTGTCCGCCTGTTCAAGATCGTGGACCCGGTGGCGCTCTCCCGACGCGTGTACCTCACCTCCGTCGTCCCAATTGGGGCTCTGTATGCTCTCTCCCTGTGGCTCTCCAACTCGGCTTACATATACCTCTCCGTCTCCTTCATTCAAATGCTCAAAGCACTGATGCCTGTTGCTGTTTATTCTATCGGAATTCTCTTCAAGAAAGATGCTTTCAAGAGCAACACCATGCTTAACATGCTTGCTATCTCCGTGGGAGTTGGGGTCGCTGCTTTTGGTGAGGCCAAGTATGATTCTTGGGGGGTTCTGCTTCAACTTGGTGCCGTTCTTTTTGAGGCTACGAGGTTGGTTATGATTCAGATCTTGTTGACTTCGAAAGGGATTAATTTGAACCCGATTACTTCGCTTTACTACGTGGCACCCAGTTGTTTGGCTTTTCTTTCTGTTCCATGGCTCATTGTGGAGTACCCGTTGTTGAGGCAGAGATCCGGGtttcattttgattttgctattTTTGGGACCAACTCTCTGTGCGCATTTGCTTTGAACTTGGCTGTGTTCTTGCTTGTGGGCAAGACCTCAGCTTTGACCATGAATGTCGCCGGGGTGGTGAAGGATTGGCTCTTGATTGCCTTTTCTTGGTCTGTGATCAAGGATACAGTGACGCCATTGAATTTGTTTGGTTATGGGTTGGCCTTTCTGGGAGTCGCATATTACAATCATTCCAAATTGCAAGCTTTGAAGGCCAAGGAGGCACAGAAGAAGGCACCTCCAGCAGATGAGGAGGCAGCGAAACTGCTGGATGAGAGGGAAGAAGATGGAATGGGAAGGAAAGGAGATACACAGGCttaatttattgtttaaatattcTTACGAAAAAGTTAACACAAGTGTTCTTGGAATAAATGTGAGCAGAAATTTGGTTTTTTTTCCCTTCTTTCTTTTGGGTTTTTGTGGCTGTTAAGATCAAGATCTACATTTCATGCTCAGTGTGGGTTTATGCTTTAAGTATAATTAAATACACCAAAATTATCTGAGATTTCATGTTTTTGAATCTTATATGCAATGGTCATGAATCTCTTTATGCTGTTAACTTTCAAGTTTTAATCTTTTTGTCCACTATCTTGGTTGGATGGTCTCTATGTGCTGATTGGTTCTCACTTCTCACCAAGGTATGCTGTTGTTTGGAGCTTATGAGAGAAAAGAGTGAATCTTGAATGTGAATCGATGAAATCTTGCATTAGTTTTCCGGTTCTATAAAAGATTTCTAATTGTGTTCATTAAATGGTACTTAAGTTTTTCTGAAACATTTAAACACTTCCCCCTTTTCATTTCTTGCCGTGTAAAGCTCCTAGAGTGTTCTTTCATGAAAGTTGGCTGGCCTTGAAGGTTCTTTCCTCTTCTGGTTTGAATTAATTTGTCCTTTAAagtataagtgaagttgaagGAAACAAATTTTGAAGGTGAATTAGCATGCGCAGAGAGGACTaatgattaatgaataaatgacttgaaaatattgttatctTATGTGATGGAAGAAGTAAAATTTGTTGTAGCAAGAGTTGTTCACCTTTCCTTATTTGCATTATCATGTAGACAATATTTTTTTGGGATTGCCCCTCAATTTTTGCATCCCATTGGCAATGACAGCTAATTTGTGCTAATAGAATTCCTAATAGTAATAGGTATTTGGTGAAAGTCTTTAGTCAGTTGCATCTATTAAATTTCTTTAGTCTAAAATGGCTTATTCATAGTCAACTTCTCCTTGTATTGTGAGAGTGAGTGATCCAAGACATTAATAATACTGCAGAAACTTGTGTGAgtcgatctcacgggtcgtattttatgatacagatatcttatttgggtcattcgtgaaaaatattatttttaatattaagagtattacttattattgtgagTATCGGTAggtttgacccgtctcacagataaagattcgtgagaccgtctcataagaaacTTATTCTAAAATACTCGTAATGAGATTCGAGAAGATGTGactaattttatattttgtattgTGTTTGCGGCTAAAAGATATTCTTCATTAGTTAGTAGTAGGTATTTTTGTTAATCTCATGGTACAAGatgcatgtatttttatttgaaaagaaattaatatatttatttataatttatacatTTAATGATCAAACCCGTAGAACATAATAAATGCTCTAATTATGTCTGAGTGTTGACATTGGAAAAATAGGATAGTCTAAAGTTTAAGACTCCAGAGAAGTAGACAAGGCTTAAAGCAAAAGTAATTAATACATGTATTAATATTAatagtaattttttatttaagaattGAGTACGATATTATTCATCTATGATTTGAAGACTTGTATTTGCTCTTCAAATATCTTTCTCCTAAAAAATGCAACTTGGTGCGTGTACTTGAAATCGGCCTTTTTGATCAGTTCTTCTTCCTCCATGCCTAACCCCTGACATTGACTTCGATGGCTGCTAATGGTTGTTCTTACCAGAGGGTTGGCACAATTATTTTTGccttttttatattaaaaaatttaattattgttttgaTGTGATGTGATGTAGttgttaaataatttaagaGAGGTGGTCTGAAAAAGATTTGGGTTTTACAGAAGTCAAGGCACGATCTAAGACAAACGATTACATGGTTGAAGCAGACCCTTGAAATCAACTTGCAAAATTTAAGGCTCAATAACAAAAGTAGATTTGATTTCGAGTTTCAGTTTACATGAACATCAAGCAGCAGCAACCATAAAAAACGACTCGATACGATACAATCCAATCATGTGAAATCACCTTAGTAGTTGAGTGGCAATCACCATAAACACGTAAAGTTTTTATCGATACGAATTGCAAGATCCACGGGCCGTTTACACAAGCGCAAATGCAACAGTCATGTTTTCGCCGTCTGTTAAGACTCTGGAGCACCCTCCTTGTCTGCGTCATCAATGTCAAGTAACACATAAGATGTCGTCGCACCGTATCCACCACTCTTTAACCTTCTCTCCATTTCATCAACCATTTGGTAAATTTTCTGGTGCTCTTTGTGAGTTCTATCTCCAGCAACAAACTCATAAATTACACCAGCAAGCTCAATCATAGCACTACCAGGAACCTTTCTGATCCCCTTCTTCCCCATTGCTCTCCTGATGGTGCTTTTCTTTTCCCAAGCCATCGTTTTGGCATATAAATTGGAAAGTAGAATATAGGTGGACTCATGCACGGGCTGATTACTCATCAGCTCCTTGGCTATTCTTTCACCCAGATTCAGCTCACCATTTGCACGACTCGCAGCAATTAAGGTTCGCCATATTACAGGATTCGGATCAATGGGCATCTTACTTACAAATTCCACAGCTTCTTTCACCAATCCAACCCTGCTGAACAGGTCTACCATACATCCATAATGCTCAATCCTAGGTGTGATTCCAAATTCATTTACCATCGCATCAAAATATTGCTTTCCCTTGTCGACTAAACCAGAATGACTACAAGCAGATAGCAAACCGATGAATGTAACATCATCAGGCACCAACCCTGCTGCTTTCTTCATCTCCTCAAAAAAGGTAACTGCCTCCAGACCACGACCATGCGTCCCCATACCTGTAATTACGGATGTCCAAGAAACAATACTCCTCTTACTCGCACACATGTTCCTAAACAACCTCAATGCTTTATCAACATCACCACACTTTGCAAACATGTCGATTAATGCATTCCACAGTTCAGTGCTCTTCTCGACCTTCTCTTGATGTATGTAAGACTCGACCCATCTCCCAAGCTCAAGTGCACCCAAATCAGCGCAGGCAGACAGCACCATCACCATGGTAATCTCATCGGGCCTCACCCTGGCAATCTGCATTTTTCTAAACAGCTTGACGGCTTCATTTGGCACACCCCACCTCACATACCCACCAATCATCGCACTCCAAGGGACCGAGTCGCACttggacatttcatcaaacagcatctctgcCATATCAATCCCATTTTCACATCTGCAATACATATGAATTAAAGAGTTCAAAACATGGGCATCCATACTAAACCCAAGTTTGACAACTGACCCATGAACCGTTTTGCCCAAATCCAAGTCCGCGATTCCAGCACACGCCTTGAGAACAAATGGGTACGTGTAGTTGTTAGGCCCAACTCCGTAAAATAGCATTTCTCTGTAATAGCATATCGCAGTACGCTTAAAACTGTTCGTCTCTGCATAGGCTTTAATAACAGTGTTGAAAAGGAAGGAATCGTAGCAATGGGGTTCTGATTCTGGGGAGAAAATGAGCGATGAGGCATAGTCAATGACATTGAGGTGTGAGGAGATAGTAGTGAATTTTGTGAGGATTAACGGGTTACTTTGAAAACCGAGCTTTAGAAAGAAACTATGCAATTGACTGAGTTTGGAGAGAGAGTTACAGAGCTGAAGTAGAGTGAGGCAATCTTGCTCTGTTGCTCTCTTGTACATGCCAACTCGCTAAATTGATGAATCAAAATCATCTACAAAACTTGAAGAAACCCATGCCAATATTTTGCAacctttcaaaatatttaaccTCAAGATTCATCCAAAAGCGGCTAATTTTCTCCGTTCAATCAAACCAGCAAATTGCACATCTCCTTTTAGAGCAAAAAGCAGCAAGCCAAGCTCTTCAAACTTTTAAATGGGCCTCCGAGATTCCAAACTTCACCTACACTACGTCCATATATCGAGCTTTGATCCACATGCTCTGCACCTTCTGTCAACTTGAGACTGTAGAGCTGCTGCTCGAAGAAATACCCAAGTCCATAAGTTCAGTCCCAGATGACGATATTTTCATCACAGTTGTCCGAGGTTATGGACGAGCTAGGTAAGTAACCAGAGTGCTTGACTTGCTTCCTAAGTTTGGAAAGACCCCATCTTTGAAATTGTCTAACTCAGTTCTTGATGTTGTAGCATATTGATATTGCAAGAGAATTCTATTCTATAGAAAGAAAATAATGGGCATCCCATTACACTTGTGAGATTTTGATGAAAGGTTTTTGCTTGACAAATAGAATTATTAAGGCTCATGGGATTTGTTCTTCCAAGAACTAAAAACATGCAATCTATAAAtccatattaaaaaatattggtAGCTTGAACTAGTTGCAGGCAATAATTAAGGTATAGTATCTTTTCTTTTTAGTCTCCACTGCCACGGAAGTATTCAAAACGTTTCTTAAAATTGACCTTTTGTTGGAACGCATTAACATATATAGCAAGTGTTGATAATTTTGGTGTCAATTACAACTCTGCTACTTTTAAGAACTTGTTTTTTCTGGCATCTGCTCGTTGCTTTGTTTCTTTCTTATTTCGATTCCATTCTGGGGTCGGAAAGGGTAAGTTGCCTCCCCTTCTACTCCGCCTCCTAAAAAAGAAAGGATCCAATGCATCAAAATTCTGAAATGCTACCATTATATATTGCAGGAATCTATACAGAAAATTGtattaaaagaaaaagaaaaaacgtgGACTTCCCTCGTTTCTGTGCTCTCATTAAACTTTATTTGTACAACAAAAACTACCATAACTCACCTTAATTTCCTAATTGGTAAAGCTCTCCCAAAGAGTTTCTCAACCTCAACAGCTTCCATTTTAAGCTCGCACAAAACATCCATCTCTTCTTTGCTCAGCTCCCTAAAAAAGTAGTTTTTATCCTTCAAAAGCTCATTAAATCCATCTGCCAGTCCCTGGAACAAGCTTATTTCAGTCTTGGCCACTTTCTCCACCTCAAATTCGAACTCTTCAACTTCTTTAACGATTATCTCCTCACCTTCCTCCACTGTCTTCTCTATTCTTTCAACAAGGGAGGTTCCGGCCCACAAGTGTTATCCGTCTTGACAAACTTGCTGAAATCACGGCCGATACTTTGGGCGCCTTTTCCACTTGAGGTACAATGCTTTCAGGCAGAACAGGACTTCGTGTGTATAGCACAGCACCTCCGTATCCATCCCAGGCATCATTTCTTCCTCGATAGTACACAAATATGTAATCATCTGGTTCATTAAGCACCTTGGATGAGAGAATATACCTGCTCAGATTCATTTCGGATACTAATCATTCAGTTACAATCCATGCAACATTTGCGAGTACAGTTTTCGAGAATGAAAAATCATAGTGCCAATTGGTTGGTCTTTTTGATTGGTTTAAACTCAAAAATATTGGATTACAGTTCTAAAGTATTTCATAATGTAATTTTATAACCACATTTGATTATACATTTAGAATGTTAATGTAAAATATAGAACATTTAGAGTTTGTAGTGACTACGTAAAAATGTGAAATAATCTTAGGATGTCTTCGGATAGAAGGATTTGAGGGGATTCGATTTTACCATCTGGTTCTAAATCCTAAATCTCAAATCCACTGTCTCCATTTGGCTCAAATTTAGAATGAAGGATTTGATTTCTCTTATGTTgtccaaaatatattttttactaGATTAGTAGATTTATAAACACACTCTCCCACTTAGTCATCAAATCCTCCCACAAATCCAAATGTCTCCATCCAAACACAACTTTATCAATTGTTGGGAAAAAATAAAGGGAGAAACAAAGTGATTCTGTCATTATTGTATCCTGAATAACTGATTTAAAACGTAAAATCTATCTCTAGcaaaaactttttgagaaaaaaaaaaaaaaccttactTTCAAATTTTGTTTGACAATCAATCTCCACTCAAAAGCGAACCAAACACAGCTTATACAATCACACAATAAAAGCCAGATGAAACGTAATGGATTCGTGTTGAAGTAAAAGAGAGTTACCAATCATCTTGGTAGTGAAGAATGTCATAATTTCTCTCCAAAATTATGTTTTCacgtatatataaacatgataaataatatacGGAAGCGGATCAGGAATTACCTCTGgccattgaatttttttttatttctctgCTTTTACTCCGATTGATGTCTTCTAAGCACTTCACACACTCTATAGATGTTGTATAATTTTCTTATATGGTAtgtgcttagggacctcaatccctgctatttataggcatctCATACCATCAGCGAGTTTATTGTGGGAGCTTGATTATCAAAAAAAGAGGTGCGTGCACGtctcaattttctaaagttgaggCGGCATGTGATGTTCGTCAAAAAATGGTAGGCTTATTGGCCGTTGTCAATTCCTACACGCCACGCCTCTTTTAATATGTGTCCATatttcttacattctcccacttgacacatatatctcatttaccatatagaaaataaaatacatgaatcatggTGATAGGTCATCTAAAAACGattattatcttccatgtatcacaatgtattatatctctcaaacaacttaatgaataaaccttatgtttattcgaggtccaactttattgatatttctcgAATCAATGAATGTGTGCACAACATATATGAGGaaatatcacatcatagtttcattaatttgttcttacaacaaaattacataaaggaaccaagtctcattctttctgtatgatccttaaatttcaatggtggcaagcctttagtcaaaggatctgcaatcatcaattcagtgctaatgtgTTCAATAAGTaacttcttatctttaacacgttctcgTATGGTTAAATAtttaatgtcgatgtgcttgcttcgactaccacttttgttatttttaaccataaaaacagcagctgaattgtcacaatatattcttaatggcctAGATATAGAATCCATGATTCTAAGCCTcgaaatgaaactcttcaaccatacacATGTGAGATTGCCTCAAAACAAGCTACGAActcagcttccatagtggaaATAGCAGTCAAGTCTgttttgcacttctccaagatacagctccactagctagcataaaaatatatcatgaagTGGATTTTCGTGAATTAATGCAGCCAGCGTAGTCTGAATCGAAGTAGCTaattacttccaaattctcagttcgtcagaacataagcatataatctttggtcccttgaaggtacctcattactttctttgcagctttccaatggtctaaacctggattactctgatatcttcccaacatcccaacaataaatgcaatgtcaggtctagtgcaaacctgagcatacattgAAGCTTCCGACAGCATAAGcataaggaatgtttttcatttgttcccgctctagatcattctttgggcattggctcaaattaaatttatcgcctttcacaacaagagctatacttggtgaaaaatctttaattagatatctctctaaaactttgttgatataggtttcttgagacaAACCTAGAATACCTCTAATTCGATCTCTATGTATCTTAATTCCAATGACATAAGTGCATCgcccatatccttcatatcaaagtttttagagagaaattgtttcacctcatataacaGACCCTTATCGTTGGTTGCAAGTAATAgatcatccacatatagaataaggaaacaaatcttgctcccactgaccttctggtatatacattTATCCATGGGATTTTCAACGAATccgaatgaagagataacatcataaaattttaaataccattgacgggaagcttgtttcaatTCTTCtatagatttcttaagcttacaaaccaattactcaccattactagagaagaatcattcaggttgtttcatataaacctcttcctctagttctccattgagaaaggccgttttcacatccatttgttgtaaatctaagtcaaaatgtagcaactaatgctagaatgatacgAAGAGAATCAATTTTAGATACAAGAGAAAAAGTCTCCTTATAATCGATTCCTTCATGctgagtgaatcctttagcaacgagtcttgctttatacctttcaatgttgcctaatgagtctttctttgttttgaagacccacttacatccaatggcttttaatccatcaggcaactgaacaagatcccagactccattaactgccatagaattcatctcttctttcatagcattaaaccatagttttgactcattacaactcatggcttgtaaaaacgtttcaggatcattttcCGCTCCGATGTTAAAGTCCGATTCGtgtaaatacacaacataatcactagatatagctgatcttcttattctagtagatctccttaggttgtttggttgatcaacaatttcttgttgttcttcattaacaacttgatctactggattttcaTCAGCGATTTGTGAAACTTCAGTAATTGGTTGCCTAACACCCGTTTGGTCTTGAGAGGTGTGAATAACGACCGATCTAtcatttgaataagagggtTGTGAATTAATGTGATCTTTCTCAAGAACTatgtcatttgaatgatcactcccactaatcaaatcattctcaagaaattttgcatttcttgattccacaattctagtgttgtgagatggacaatagaatCTGTACCCTTTGGATTTTTCGACATACCCAATGAAATGTCCACTTATAGTTCTTGGGTCCAAtttcttttcatgtgggttGTAGACTCTTATTTCAGAAAGACAATCTCAAAcgcgtatatgttgcaaacACGGTTTCCAACCTTTTAATAACTCAAATGGCATCTTTGGGacagccttagttggaactcgatttaatatatacacagctgtcttaagagcttcagtccacaaggatttaggaagtttggagctactaaacatgctcctcaccatgtccaataatgttcggtttctcctctcagctacgccATACTGGTCGGAGAACCAGACATAGTATATTGGGCAATAATCCCATGTTCTTGGAGAAACTTCGCAAACGGACCAGGTGCTTGTCCATTCTCAATGTATCTAccaaatattctccacctctatctGTTCTCACGATCTTAATTTGTTTGTCACATTGCTTCTCCACTTCATTcttaaaaaccttaaaggctTCAATTGATTCGTTTTTattatgaagcatgtagatatacatgtatcgtgagtaattatcaatgaaagagatgaagtatttcggactttgcatgtccataatctggacaacaaatatctaaatgtatgatttctaatatttctgtACTCCTCTTGACATCTTTTTTAGAATTATTGGTCTGCTTTCCCTTAATACAGtccacacaagtctcaaaatcagtaaaatctaaagtactgagtactacatcatttaataatcttttaatTCTGTCTATGGAGATGTGTCTCAATCTCCGATGCCATAGTATAGAGaaatcttcatttataacacattttttaatacctccttgaacatgaatagtggtgttattattttgtaaagaaatagagaaaagatCATAAACCATTGTACCatttccaataagatttgatttataaaacaaatttattgatttatccaaaaactgaaaGGAATAGCCAAGAGGTACaagttttgaaactgaaattaaattcctagaaaaactaggaaTATAAAAGGTCttttccaattttaaaataaaaccactaTCCAATATA from Primulina tabacum isolate GXHZ01 chromosome 14, ASM2559414v2, whole genome shotgun sequence includes:
- the LOC142524871 gene encoding putative sugar phosphate/phosphate translocator At2g25520 gives rise to the protein MGKSEALSDGVIKKIILSYTYVSVWIFLSFTVIVYNKYILDHKLYNWPFPISLTMIHMAFCSSLAFAAVRLFKIVDPVALSRRVYLTSVVPIGALYALSLWLSNSAYIYLSVSFIQMLKALMPVAVYSIGILFKKDAFKSNTMLNMLAISVGVGVAAFGEAKYDSWGVLLQLGAVLFEATRLVMIQILLTSKGINLNPITSLYYVAPSCLAFLSVPWLIVEYPLLRQRSGFHFDFAIFGTNSLCAFALNLAVFLLVGKTSALTMNVAGVVKDWLLIAFSWSVIKDTVTPLNLFGYGLAFLGVAYYNHSKLQALKAKEAQKKAPPADEEAAKLLDEREEDGMGRKGDTQA
- the LOC142524878 gene encoding pentatricopeptide repeat-containing protein At4g21065-like, with protein sequence MYKRATEQDCLTLLQLCNSLSKLSQLHSFFLKLGFQSNPLILTKFTTISSHLNVIDYASSLIFSPESEPHCYDSFLFNTVIKAYAETNSFKRTAICYYREMLFYGVGPNNYTYPFVLKACAGIADLDLGKTVHGCENGIDMAEMLFDEMSKCDSVPWSAMIGGYVRWGVPNEAVKLFRKMQIARVRPDEITMVMVLSACADLGALELGRWVESYIHQEKVEKSTELWNALIDMFAKCGDVDKALRLFRNMCASKRSIVSWTSVITGMGTHGRGLEAVTFFEEMKKAAGLVPDDVTFIGLLSACSHSGLVDKGKQYFDAMVNEFGITPRIEHYGCMVDLFSRVGLVKEAVEFVSKMPIDPNPVIWRTLIAASRANGELNLGERIAKELMSNQPVHESTYILLSNLYAKTMAWEKKSTIRRAMGKKGIRKVPGSAMIELAGVIYEFVAGDRTHKEHQKIYQMVDEMERRLKSGGYGATTSYVLLDIDDADKEGAPES